A single genomic interval of Agarivorans aestuarii harbors:
- a CDS encoding efflux transporter outer membrane subunit codes for MHLASWAWITLLIVSLSACSMNDTPAHEPHTVATTTSWTSQYQQGQFNQQRFEQALPSDLQTLITEALSNNPALQQQGFALDQQLYQVKIQDSQSWPNVEAFLTGQRSGSDTSTATQLRAGLDISWEIDWLGKLDALQQAAVLDAKVSFEQWQQAQIRLAANTAQQWYNVIEAQQQQQLIEERYNNLKANLQIIEESYQSGLNSALDVYLARADLSASQAQLNSRNNQLTQAQRELELLLGRYPGGDIKVAGQLNVPLDAIPAGLPSELLIRRHDIKAAQYRLAAADLRVYAAYRDRFPSLTLTASGGAQSSQLNQLLNGESLVWSLFAGVTAPIFDAARRENQQLQQYAVAQGLNSAYLEQVLASFAEVEESLTLEPSLYQNAQLLATAAEDSKQAESLAFENYLAGLNEYVTVLESQRRAFDAQSSAITALNLQLQNRIELYLALGGHLEQAQTTREAFASEPLF; via the coding sequence ATGCACTTGGCTAGTTGGGCTTGGATAACTCTACTTATTGTAAGTTTAAGCGCTTGCAGTATGAACGATACGCCTGCTCATGAACCGCATACCGTGGCCACAACCACCAGCTGGACCAGCCAATATCAGCAAGGTCAATTCAATCAACAGCGATTTGAGCAAGCCTTACCTAGTGACCTCCAAACCTTGATCACTGAAGCGCTAAGCAATAATCCCGCATTACAACAACAAGGCTTCGCCCTTGACCAACAGCTTTATCAAGTAAAAATTCAAGATTCACAAAGCTGGCCAAATGTTGAAGCCTTTTTAACCGGCCAACGCAGTGGCAGCGATACCAGCACCGCCACTCAACTGCGCGCAGGCCTAGATATTAGCTGGGAAATAGATTGGCTAGGAAAACTTGATGCCTTGCAACAAGCCGCAGTGTTAGATGCCAAAGTAAGCTTTGAACAATGGCAACAAGCGCAAATTCGCTTAGCCGCAAACACAGCGCAACAATGGTATAACGTGATTGAGGCTCAGCAACAACAGCAGCTCATTGAAGAGCGTTACAACAACCTCAAAGCCAACCTGCAAATTATTGAAGAAAGCTATCAAAGCGGTTTAAACAGCGCCTTAGATGTTTACCTAGCGCGCGCTGATTTAAGTGCGTCACAAGCCCAGTTAAACTCTCGAAACAATCAGCTCACTCAAGCTCAACGCGAGCTGGAACTGCTGCTTGGGCGCTACCCCGGTGGTGACATAAAGGTAGCCGGGCAACTTAACGTACCGCTAGATGCTATACCAGCAGGCTTGCCCTCAGAGTTATTAATTCGACGCCACGATATTAAGGCAGCTCAATATCGGCTAGCCGCTGCCGACTTAAGGGTGTACGCAGCTTATCGTGACCGCTTTCCTAGCCTTACCCTCACTGCCAGTGGTGGCGCGCAAAGCAGCCAACTCAACCAGTTGCTCAATGGTGAATCATTGGTGTGGTCTTTGTTTGCCGGAGTGACCGCGCCGATTTTTGATGCCGCCCGTCGTGAGAATCAGCAACTGCAACAATACGCGGTTGCTCAAGGCTTAAACTCGGCTTATTTGGAACAAGTATTAGCAAGTTTTGCTGAAGTGGAAGAAAGCCTCACCCTCGAGCCTAGCCTGTACCAAAATGCCCAATTACTCGCCACCGCAGCCGAAGATTCTAAACAAGCGGAGTCCTTAGCCTTTGAAAACTACTTAGCTGGCTTAAATGAATACGTCACGGTATTAGAGTCGCAGCGCCGCGCCTTTGATGCCCAAAGCAGCGCCA
- a CDS encoding glutamine amidotransferase-related protein: MQIAILNCDRVDKQLAEIHGEYPNMFIKHLSEQDSQLQFEVFNVLNSELPKLNQFDGFLITGSRHNAYDQQPWILQLVAWVQQCEQLQRPLAGICFGHQIIARALEGKVEKSSAGWGLGVAKNTLIQAPTWAEPTEQDSLSILVSHQDQVTALPAQAQLLAGSDFCPNFMFEIGQHTFAIQGHPEFPVGYAEALIDKRQMILSPTQFVLAKTSLVRPLDAKLVFYWILQLYRLGQAKHQV; the protein is encoded by the coding sequence ATGCAAATTGCGATTCTAAATTGTGACCGAGTTGATAAGCAACTTGCTGAAATTCATGGTGAATATCCCAATATGTTCATCAAGCACCTGAGCGAGCAAGATTCACAACTACAGTTTGAAGTGTTCAATGTACTTAACAGTGAGCTGCCTAAACTCAATCAATTTGATGGCTTTTTAATTACCGGCAGCCGACACAATGCCTATGATCAACAGCCATGGATTTTACAGTTGGTGGCTTGGGTACAGCAGTGTGAACAATTGCAGCGCCCCTTGGCAGGAATTTGTTTTGGTCATCAAATCATTGCTCGTGCACTAGAGGGTAAGGTTGAAAAATCAAGTGCGGGTTGGGGTTTAGGAGTGGCTAAAAACACCCTTATTCAAGCGCCCACTTGGGCAGAGCCGACGGAGCAAGATAGCTTATCCATTTTGGTGAGCCATCAAGACCAAGTGACTGCTCTTCCAGCACAAGCCCAGTTGCTAGCAGGCAGCGACTTTTGCCCTAACTTCATGTTTGAAATTGGCCAACATACCTTTGCTATTCAAGGACATCCCGAGTTTCCTGTTGGATATGCTGAGGCCCTCATCGACAAACGACAAATGATCTTATCGCCTACTCAATTCGTTTTAGCTAAAACAAGTTTAGTACGTCCACTGGATGCAAAACTGGTCTTCTATTGGATTTTGCAGCTTTACCGCTTGGGTCAAGCTAAACACCAGGTTTAG
- a CDS encoding aldehyde dehydrogenase — MDSSGGNMAQQDLAYWQQQARELEFPTKAFINGAFVDAQSGKTFSSINPATGQVLAEVAECDAADVELAVSAARTAYQSGVWSNLPPAERKQKLQAFAQLIEQHQTQLALLESLDMGKPIGDALSYDAPAAARCVAWNGEAIDKVYDEVAPVTTDALALVTREALGVVAAIVPWNFPLVMASWKIGPALATGNSVILKPSEKSPLSALYLAQLAKQAGIPDGVFNVLPGYGHTAGQALALHMDVDCITFTGSTAVGKKLVEFSGQSNLKRAFMECGGKSPNLVCADVADLDKAAATAVAAIFYNQGEVCTAGSRLIVHRSVHKALVNKMLALVDNWQPGNPLDPNTSMGAMVDDVQMQRVLAFIEQAKAQGAKLLCGGEQALQERGGYFLKPTIFDDVDAKLDIVKQEIFGPVLVIQVFDELEQGIALANDTEYGLAAGVWTSDINTAVRTSRALRAGTVFVNNWDGGDMTMPFGGFKQSGNGRDKSLHALEKYTELKSTWIDLT, encoded by the coding sequence ATGGATTCATCCGGAGGGAACATGGCGCAGCAGGATCTAGCTTATTGGCAACAACAAGCGCGGGAATTGGAATTCCCCACTAAGGCATTTATAAACGGAGCGTTTGTGGATGCGCAATCAGGAAAAACCTTTAGCAGCATTAACCCTGCGACCGGACAAGTGCTAGCTGAGGTAGCTGAGTGTGATGCTGCCGATGTTGAATTGGCGGTTAGCGCAGCACGAACAGCCTATCAAAGTGGAGTGTGGTCGAACCTTCCGCCAGCCGAGCGAAAGCAAAAGCTACAAGCCTTTGCTCAACTGATTGAGCAGCATCAAACACAACTCGCTTTGTTAGAAAGCCTAGACATGGGTAAACCTATTGGTGACGCGTTGTCCTACGATGCACCTGCCGCCGCACGCTGTGTTGCTTGGAATGGTGAAGCGATAGATAAGGTTTATGATGAAGTGGCACCTGTTACCACCGATGCTCTTGCTTTAGTCACGCGAGAGGCGCTGGGTGTAGTGGCGGCCATTGTGCCGTGGAATTTTCCCTTAGTAATGGCCTCGTGGAAGATTGGACCTGCCTTGGCCACCGGTAATTCGGTTATTTTAAAACCTTCGGAAAAATCCCCCTTAAGTGCACTGTATTTGGCGCAACTGGCGAAACAGGCGGGTATTCCAGACGGGGTGTTTAATGTGCTGCCTGGGTATGGACACACCGCTGGGCAAGCGTTGGCACTGCACATGGATGTAGACTGCATTACCTTTACTGGCTCTACTGCTGTGGGTAAAAAATTGGTGGAGTTTTCTGGGCAATCAAACTTAAAGCGTGCCTTTATGGAGTGTGGCGGTAAGAGCCCGAATCTGGTGTGTGCTGATGTTGCCGATTTAGACAAGGCGGCCGCCACAGCAGTTGCTGCGATTTTTTATAATCAAGGTGAAGTGTGTACTGCCGGGTCTAGGCTTATCGTGCATCGCAGCGTGCACAAAGCCTTAGTAAATAAAATGCTAGCTCTTGTTGATAACTGGCAACCAGGCAACCCATTGGATCCCAATACCAGCATGGGAGCAATGGTTGATGACGTACAAATGCAGCGAGTATTGGCATTTATAGAGCAAGCAAAAGCACAGGGTGCCAAGCTGTTATGTGGTGGTGAGCAAGCCTTACAGGAAAGAGGTGGCTACTTCCTTAAACCTACTATTTTTGATGATGTAGATGCCAAACTGGATATTGTAAAACAAGAAATTTTTGGTCCAGTGTTAGTAATTCAAGTGTTTGACGAGCTTGAGCAGGGCATTGCCTTAGCCAACGATACCGAATATGGCCTAGCCGCCGGAGTGTGGACCAGTGACATTAATACTGCGGTGCGCACTTCACGTGCCCTGCGCGCCGGTACGGTATTTGTGAACAATTGGGATGGCGGTGATATGACAATGCCCTTTGGTGGTTTTAAGCAGTCGGGCAATGGGCGCGACAAATCCTTGCATGCGCTAGAAAAATACACCGAGCTTAAGTCTACTTGGATTGATTTGACTTAG
- a CDS encoding AraC family transcriptional regulator, giving the protein MKTHLIKALHAKPFISELDKRKVNYSRLAKQAGLPIEALSKTDAVVGEYALWQFVERAADLLEDPLFGYACAKSSPILSLADISDDASINLLSILRKFIQRAKQDSNSCHYSLIPTGLNQTCLHRLPAFGKRFSSWQVEQYMLAVFFQVIRLCAPKTWLPKQVCVSSVNTPQAIPKAWQSIDITWGCSATQLTIENHLLTFSPKVVNNSVHQVAEQLSLSIEQLIASHVRIQCANLSQLATELGMSNATLKRKLDSQGVSFTQLVDQEKYKWACELLSETSLSISQISSHLGYNHPSNFSRAFKQFSGEAPLRYRRQHSV; this is encoded by the coding sequence ATGAAAACACACCTGATAAAAGCCTTACACGCAAAGCCGTTTATCAGCGAACTAGATAAACGCAAGGTGAATTATTCGCGTTTGGCCAAACAAGCAGGCTTACCAATAGAAGCACTCTCTAAAACGGATGCGGTTGTAGGGGAGTATGCATTATGGCAGTTTGTTGAGAGGGCTGCAGACTTGCTAGAGGACCCACTTTTTGGCTATGCCTGCGCAAAGTCCTCTCCAATTTTGAGCCTTGCAGATATTAGTGATGATGCCAGTATTAACTTACTCAGTATCTTGCGGAAATTCATTCAACGAGCAAAACAAGATTCCAATAGTTGCCACTACTCACTCATTCCCACGGGGTTAAATCAAACATGTTTGCACCGCTTACCTGCTTTCGGCAAGCGCTTTTCCAGTTGGCAAGTGGAGCAATATATGTTGGCTGTTTTTTTTCAAGTAATTCGCCTGTGCGCACCCAAAACTTGGCTACCCAAGCAGGTATGTGTGAGCTCAGTAAATACCCCTCAAGCAATTCCCAAGGCCTGGCAAAGCATTGATATTACCTGGGGCTGTAGCGCCACCCAGCTGACCATAGAGAATCATTTACTAACCTTCTCGCCAAAGGTAGTTAACAATTCGGTCCATCAGGTCGCTGAACAACTTTCTTTAAGTATTGAGCAACTTATTGCCAGCCATGTTCGCATTCAATGCGCAAATCTAAGCCAGTTAGCTACTGAGCTAGGTATGAGCAACGCAACCCTAAAGCGCAAGCTCGACAGCCAAGGTGTCAGTTTCACTCAACTAGTAGACCAAGAAAAATATAAATGGGCATGTGAACTTCTCAGCGAAACGTCTCTCAGTATCAGCCAGATTTCCAGCCACCTAGGTTACAACCACCCTTCTAACTTCTCGCGTGCGTTTAAGCAGTTTTCTGGCGAAGCGCCTTTACGGTATCGGCGACAACACTCAGTTTAA
- a CDS encoding carbohydrate porin yields the protein MISAFCFLFAVSIAALSPQLLAQQKTDFLGSEDAVDNRIASDQREQALPMKQRLAKQHIQLAIDYSAAAVNASNVLSDKDDFAANGMLRFYGSWDMLNAGSADAGGLVWKLEHRHSYTDTPVKGIEFNAGGLGIVSPVFSDEGARLTNLYWRQRFNDHNATLTVGYLDATDYADVFALASPWTGFMNFAFSTGATTMALPSDSAFGVAGGTMLNQNVFVIGGIVDMESDPTDPLKSAENFFNKNHYFKSIELGYTSGKEKIFVNNLHLTAWHADSSEQLNQDSDSGINLSASWMIGKWLPFVRAGFADKGSLLGIDRSVSAGVGYFGLGGANNNLGFGINLANVVGNPDNQVTGELFYLFKPVPFFEITPDIQFVQNPALNPDKSQIWLVGLRSRLIW from the coding sequence TTGATCAGTGCTTTTTGTTTTCTTTTTGCTGTAAGCATAGCAGCGTTATCTCCGCAGCTGCTCGCTCAGCAAAAGACTGATTTTTTAGGTAGTGAGGACGCTGTAGACAATCGAATTGCTAGTGACCAGCGTGAACAAGCGCTACCAATGAAGCAGCGTTTAGCTAAACAACATATCCAACTGGCAATAGATTATTCAGCGGCCGCCGTTAACGCTAGCAATGTGCTGTCAGATAAAGATGACTTTGCCGCGAATGGCATGCTTCGTTTTTATGGCAGCTGGGATATGCTTAATGCAGGTTCGGCAGATGCTGGTGGTTTGGTATGGAAGCTTGAGCATCGGCACAGCTATACAGATACTCCAGTTAAAGGCATTGAATTTAACGCTGGAGGTTTAGGTATTGTAAGCCCAGTGTTCTCTGATGAGGGAGCCCGCTTAACTAACCTTTATTGGCGCCAGCGCTTTAATGACCATAACGCAACGCTTACGGTTGGCTATTTAGACGCAACCGATTATGCCGATGTTTTCGCTTTAGCAAGCCCTTGGACGGGCTTCATGAATTTTGCTTTCAGTACTGGCGCTACCACAATGGCCTTGCCTAGTGATTCAGCCTTTGGTGTGGCTGGAGGAACAATGTTGAACCAAAATGTCTTTGTTATTGGTGGCATTGTTGACATGGAGTCTGATCCAACTGACCCCTTAAAGAGCGCTGAAAATTTCTTTAATAAAAACCACTATTTTAAAAGCATCGAATTGGGTTATACCTCCGGCAAGGAGAAAATTTTTGTCAACAACCTACATCTTACCGCTTGGCATGCCGATAGTAGTGAGCAGTTAAATCAAGATAGCGATTCAGGTATTAATCTTTCTGCATCTTGGATGATTGGTAAGTGGCTACCATTTGTTCGTGCTGGTTTCGCTGATAAGGGCAGCTTGCTTGGTATCGACCGCTCAGTAAGTGCCGGAGTGGGTTATTTTGGACTTGGTGGCGCTAACAATAATTTAGGTTTTGGGATTAACTTGGCAAATGTTGTCGGCAACCCTGATAATCAAGTCACTGGGGAACTGTTTTATTTGTTCAAACCAGTACCTTTTTTCGAAATTACCCCGGATATTCAATTTGTTCAAAACCCTGCTCTAAACCCTGATAAAAGCCAAATCTGGTTAGTTGGATTACGTTCTCGATTAATATGGTAG
- a CDS encoding dipeptidase produces the protein MKGILFALVLSSAAVFSANASLEAKHWPASDKAKQFVQDSIVIGMLASPYGTGWTESSQLHTYFQEARDAGITGHEMTLAAASHNWDELRRQHHAFKQAMAEDPENYIFVRTNRDIEMAHLKGKTAVIWNSQTATILEEDLSRMAILKDMGIASMILAYNDRFRTGTGSLAAYNGKDDGLTGWGRAVIDEMVKYGIILDLSHTGKQTAMDAMDHMDERYPNTPYIFSHSLPAGLYANEKNKSPRGCYRNISDEEALRVVKSGGYVAPTFTEWMVDGIWPDNLSPKQAADMIDYYVKLVGEDHVAIATDDMFSVELVVAFAKKNASMYADGGYMIDAFNNGADDSAPLARILAAITDDLWSRGYTNAQLAKIYGGNKMRVYQQVWENAPKGKWDDEYQERIKLRKELMEKYATR, from the coding sequence ATGAAAGGAATTTTATTTGCTTTAGTGCTCTCCTCGGCAGCGGTGTTTTCTGCCAACGCTAGCTTGGAAGCAAAGCACTGGCCGGCGTCGGATAAAGCAAAACAGTTTGTACAAGACAGCATAGTGATAGGCATGCTGGCTAGCCCTTATGGAACGGGTTGGACGGAAAGCTCCCAACTACATACTTATTTTCAAGAAGCCCGAGATGCTGGTATTACCGGCCATGAGATGACACTTGCGGCCGCCTCACATAATTGGGATGAACTAAGGCGCCAGCATCATGCATTTAAACAAGCGATGGCTGAAGATCCAGAAAACTATATCTTTGTACGCACTAATCGCGATATTGAAATGGCGCATTTAAAAGGTAAAACAGCGGTCATTTGGAATTCACAAACGGCTACAATTTTGGAAGAAGACCTAAGCCGTATGGCCATATTAAAAGATATGGGCATTGCTAGTATGATCTTGGCCTACAACGACAGGTTCCGCACCGGAACTGGCTCACTTGCTGCCTACAATGGTAAAGATGATGGTTTGACGGGCTGGGGTCGGGCAGTGATCGATGAAATGGTTAAGTACGGGATCATTTTAGATTTAAGCCACACCGGTAAACAAACCGCTATGGATGCAATGGATCATATGGATGAACGCTACCCAAATACTCCTTATATTTTTTCCCATTCATTGCCTGCTGGGCTTTATGCAAACGAAAAGAACAAATCTCCCCGAGGTTGCTACCGTAATATTTCTGATGAAGAAGCACTACGTGTTGTGAAAAGTGGCGGCTATGTTGCACCAACTTTCACAGAATGGATGGTTGATGGCATTTGGCCTGATAATTTGTCACCTAAGCAAGCAGCCGACATGATTGACTATTACGTTAAGCTTGTAGGAGAGGACCACGTAGCGATTGCAACTGATGATATGTTTAGCGTCGAGTTAGTTGTCGCTTTCGCCAAGAAAAATGCCAGCATGTATGCTGATGGTGGCTATATGATTGATGCTTTTAATAATGGCGCTGATGACTCGGCTCCGCTGGCTCGAATTTTAGCCGCTATCACTGATGATCTATGGTCTAGAGGCTACACGAATGCCCAGTTAGCAAAAATTTATGGTGGTAATAAGATGCGGGTATACCAACAAGTTTGGGAGAATGCGCCAAAAGGAAAATGGGATGATGAATACCAAGAGCGGATTAAGCTACGCAAAGAATTAATGGAAAAATACGCTACCCGCTAA
- the speB gene encoding agmatinase, whose amino-acid sequence MSTLADHPDYSLYSNANTFLRQRLDHRPEQSDADVVITGLPFDLATTGRSGARLGPDAIRRASVNLAWEEKRWPWDFRLLDRVSLVDAGDLVFDCGEQAQFVERLEAYAKQLLQAGKTMLSFGGDHFVTLPLLRAHAHHHGKLALVHFDAHTDTYSEGSRYDHGTMFYHAPKEGLIDPAHSVQVGIRTEYERVGHPFTVIDSDQANNLSIEQVVESIRKQVADLPVYLSFDIDCLDPAYAPGTGTPVAGGLSSNRILQILRGLKGLNIVGMDVVEVAPAYDNSEVTALAAATIAVELLHLWANKHG is encoded by the coding sequence ATGAGCACGCTTGCCGATCATCCTGATTACTCGCTGTACTCCAACGCAAACACCTTTTTACGACAGCGCTTAGATCATCGTCCCGAGCAAAGTGATGCCGACGTAGTGATAACAGGTCTTCCTTTTGACTTAGCCACAACCGGGCGATCCGGTGCGCGATTGGGTCCAGATGCCATTCGCCGCGCATCAGTCAACCTAGCTTGGGAAGAAAAGCGCTGGCCTTGGGATTTTAGATTGCTTGATCGAGTGAGTTTGGTTGATGCCGGTGACTTAGTCTTTGATTGTGGCGAGCAAGCTCAATTTGTAGAACGGCTCGAAGCTTACGCCAAGCAGCTATTGCAAGCAGGAAAAACCATGCTGAGCTTTGGTGGCGATCACTTTGTTACTCTGCCCCTGTTGCGCGCTCACGCACACCATCATGGAAAGTTAGCCTTAGTGCATTTTGATGCCCACACCGATACCTACAGTGAAGGTAGCCGCTACGACCACGGCACCATGTTTTACCATGCGCCCAAAGAAGGCTTAATCGATCCCGCTCACTCAGTACAGGTAGGTATTCGCACCGAGTATGAGCGAGTTGGCCACCCATTCACGGTCATCGATTCTGACCAAGCTAATAACTTAAGCATTGAGCAAGTGGTAGAAAGCATACGTAAGCAAGTGGCGGATTTGCCTGTTTATCTTAGCTTCGACATAGATTGTTTAGATCCCGCCTACGCGCCAGGCACCGGCACGCCAGTTGCTGGCGGCTTAAGCAGCAATCGAATTCTGCAAATCTTGCGTGGCTTAAAGGGTTTAAACATTGTCGGCATGGACGTAGTAGAAGTAGCGCCCGCCTATGATAATAGCGAAGTGACCGCATTGGCCGCAGCGACCATTGCTGTGGAATTACTCCATTTATGGGCTAATAAACATGGGTAA
- a CDS encoding efflux RND transporter periplasmic adaptor subunit, translating to MPRPLFSFTFLLIPLALGGMAVNALSQHAVAADDELFADTAVNVQQVKAFVPVLSEDYAVERQFVGQVIAKQRADIGFELAGKISKIFVDEGERVIQGDVLMQLDTELLEIEYIDLQAQLQQLAADAALVQANLKRVKSLKSDGYASAQSVDELVAQQKSLKANKARIDASIKANRTRIEKSTLLAPYNGIIDKRTVSEGAVVGASQPVLTVLQQGANEVKVGVPVRLLEQVDMVTPKSVTVAKRHYSVDLVAAGGQVDPVTRTVQLRFALPDNDSLVSGQLAYLNVVETVKEPGYWVPVSAITDGVRGLWNVYAIVAQSDGSFKLERRDVSVRYATEEQAFVRGALQAGEAIVATGMHRYVPGQTVNPSKALSQ from the coding sequence ATGCCTAGGCCATTATTTTCATTCACCTTTTTACTCATACCCCTTGCTTTGGGGGGGATGGCAGTGAATGCATTGAGTCAGCATGCTGTTGCCGCAGATGATGAACTGTTTGCCGACACTGCGGTAAATGTGCAACAAGTAAAAGCTTTTGTGCCGGTATTAAGTGAGGATTATGCAGTTGAACGGCAGTTTGTTGGGCAAGTTATAGCTAAACAACGTGCAGACATTGGCTTTGAACTAGCAGGTAAAATATCCAAAATATTCGTAGATGAAGGCGAACGTGTTATACAAGGCGATGTGTTGATGCAGCTAGACACTGAGCTGCTAGAAATTGAATACATAGACTTACAAGCACAACTACAACAATTAGCAGCAGATGCTGCTCTAGTTCAAGCTAACTTAAAACGGGTTAAGTCCCTTAAGAGCGACGGTTATGCCTCGGCGCAAAGTGTCGATGAGTTGGTTGCCCAGCAAAAATCCTTAAAAGCCAATAAAGCGCGTATCGACGCCTCAATTAAAGCTAATCGCACCCGCATTGAAAAATCCACATTACTGGCTCCTTATAACGGCATTATCGATAAACGAACGGTGTCGGAAGGTGCGGTAGTTGGTGCTTCTCAGCCAGTGCTCACGGTATTACAGCAAGGCGCCAACGAGGTAAAAGTAGGCGTGCCGGTGCGCTTGCTCGAGCAGGTTGATATGGTCACTCCTAAATCGGTGACAGTGGCTAAGCGTCATTATTCGGTAGATTTAGTGGCTGCGGGGGGGCAGGTTGACCCGGTTACTCGCACCGTACAACTGCGGTTTGCTTTGCCTGATAACGATAGTTTGGTGAGTGGGCAATTGGCCTATTTAAATGTGGTGGAAACCGTTAAAGAGCCGGGTTATTGGGTGCCCGTGAGCGCGATTACCGATGGTGTGCGAGGCTTGTGGAATGTATATGCCATTGTGGCGCAAAGTGACGGCAGCTTTAAGTTAGAGCGCCGTGATGTAAGTGTGCGATATGCCACCGAAGAGCAAGCTTTTGTGAGAGGCGCGCTGCAGGCTGGCGAAGCCATCGTTGCCACAGGCATGCACCGTTACGTGCCCGGACAAACTGTTAACCCAAGCAAGGCGCTTAGCCAATGA